The genomic interval CCGAGGCGTCCCGCCGCGTGTCCGAAGACATCAAGAACCGGCACAGCTCGATCCCTTGGAAGCAGATTGCAGGATCCGGCAATGTCTACCGGCACGATTACGAGGACGTCGCCGCGCAGATGATCTGGGACACCGTCCAACGCGCTCTGCCGGCGCTGAAAGCCATGGTGGCAGAAGAACTTGCCCGCCGCGACGAGCAGCGGCCGCAGTGAAGGCTGTGTCGCCGCCGGTCGATGGTTAATCGCGTCTTAACCTCGCCGTATCTATGGTGGCTGATCTGTTTCCGCTCGATCCACCACGGCGATCGGGTGCGGTGAAAACTGGCGTATTTCGAATGGCTTTGTCCGCTTCCACCACACCGGCGCGTGCGGCCGGCAGCGTCGACGCTACCGGGCAGAGCGAGCGCTCGCCGTTCGCGCGGCTGACCGAACTGCTGGCGCCGTATCAGCCGGGCCAAAGCCTGATCAATCTGTCGGTCGGGGAACCGCAGCATCCGGTCCCGGATTTCGTCGGCGCCGTGTTGGCGCGGCATACCGGCGAGTTCGGCCGCTATCCGCTGGCCAAAGGCATCGAGCCGTTCCGC from Rhodopseudomonas palustris carries:
- a CDS encoding HepT-like ribonuclease domain-containing protein; amino-acid sequence: MRRAPRKMPSMRSDASATALSDIQHHIELAIVFTRGLTETEFKNDLRTVYAVTRCLEIISEASRRVSEDIKNRHSSIPWKQIAGSGNVYRHDYEDVAAQMIWDTVQRALPALKAMVAEELARRDEQRPQ